From a region of the Flavobacterium sediminilitoris genome:
- a CDS encoding TIGR00266 family protein — translation MQAHEIDYHIYGEEMQYVEIELDPQEIVVAEAGSFMMMDNGIKMETIFGDGSKQEGGIFGKLLSAGKRVLTGESLFMTAYQNIDYGKKKVSFASPYPGKIVPIDLQQYGGKFICQKDAFLCAAKGVAVGIDFSRKLGRGLFGGEGFIMQKLEGDGMAFIHAGGTLAKKELQAGEILKVDTGCIVGFTKDVQYDIEFVGGIKNTIFGGEGVFFATLRGPGNVYIQSLPFSRLADRVIQSAPQMGGKDKGEGSLLGGLGNLLDGDNRF, via the coding sequence ATGCAAGCACATGAAATTGATTACCATATTTATGGTGAAGAAATGCAATACGTAGAAATAGAATTAGATCCGCAAGAGATTGTTGTTGCTGAAGCAGGAAGCTTTATGATGATGGATAATGGAATTAAAATGGAAACTATTTTTGGAGATGGTAGTAAGCAAGAAGGTGGAATTTTTGGTAAATTATTATCAGCAGGAAAAAGAGTGTTAACAGGAGAGAGTTTGTTTATGACGGCATATCAAAATATTGATTATGGAAAGAAAAAAGTATCCTTTGCCTCTCCATATCCAGGAAAAATTGTGCCAATAGATTTGCAACAGTATGGGGGAAAATTTATTTGTCAGAAGGATGCTTTTTTATGTGCAGCAAAAGGAGTTGCCGTTGGAATTGATTTTTCTAGAAAATTAGGACGTGGATTATTTGGGGGAGAAGGTTTTATAATGCAAAAACTTGAAGGAGATGGAATGGCTTTTATTCATGCTGGTGGAACATTAGCAAAAAAAGAATTACAAGCAGGTGAAATACTTAAAGTAGACACAGGTTGTATTGTAGGTTTTACTAAAGATGTACAATATGATATTGAATTTGTAGGAGGTATAAAAAATACTATTTTTGGAGGAGAAGGTGTTTTCTTTGCAACATTAAGAGGTCCTGGAAATGTTTATATTCAATCTTTGCCTTTTAGTCGTTTAGCTGATAGAGTTATTCAGTCTGCTCCCCAAATGGGAGGAAAAGATAAAGGAGAAGGAAGCTTGCTAGGAGGCTTAGGGAATCTTTTAGATGGTGATAATCGTTTTTAA